A section of the Leptospira kobayashii genome encodes:
- a CDS encoding helix-turn-helix domain-containing protein, with protein MDDDLKYKHIKPDKSLADFVESFWLLQNLSDSGKQIIVLPDGRIDLIFTQSAKEPFQVVLLGIETQHRQATVTPKMEIFAISFKPLAIEYLFQNNIAILLDKGEILPIDFWDFSVEVLNDFDLFCEIATQKIKSILPKEIDEQKRKLFELIYSSNGALTVQKLSEKVFWSSRQINRYFNQRFGLSLKAYCNIVRFRASFKHISEGKLYPEQNFTDQNHFIKDVKKYAGVTPKELSKNDQFINIILMKHFKI; from the coding sequence ATGGACGACGACTTAAAATATAAACACATCAAACCCGACAAATCGCTTGCTGACTTTGTAGAAAGTTTTTGGCTTTTGCAAAACTTATCAGACAGCGGCAAACAGATTATCGTTTTGCCAGACGGACGAATTGACTTGATTTTCACTCAATCGGCAAAAGAACCTTTTCAGGTTGTACTTTTAGGAATTGAAACGCAACACAGACAAGCGACTGTTACACCAAAGATGGAAATATTTGCTATAAGTTTCAAACCGCTTGCTATAGAATATCTTTTTCAAAACAATATCGCCATCTTGTTGGATAAAGGAGAGATTTTACCGATTGATTTTTGGGATTTTAGTGTGGAAGTCTTGAATGACTTTGATTTGTTTTGTGAAATAGCAACACAAAAAATCAAATCAATTCTGCCTAAGGAAATTGATGAACAAAAACGAAAATTATTCGAACTTATTTATTCGTCAAACGGAGCTTTGACTGTTCAAAAACTTTCTGAAAAAGTGTTTTGGAGTAGCCGCCAAATCAACCGTTATTTTAACCAGCGATTCGGACTTTCTTTAAAAGCGTATTGTAACATTGTTCGCTTTCGTGCTTCGTTTAAACACATAAGTGAAGGCAAACTTTATCCAGAGCAAAATTTCACAGACCAAAATCATTTCATCAAAGACGTAAAAAAGTATGCAGGCGTTACGCCAAAGGAATTAAGCAAAAACGACCAGTTTATAAATATCATACTGATGAAACATTTTAAGATTTGA
- a CDS encoding amidohydrolase family protein produces the protein MFTNLLSGGISTAKLQKASLVIENVTIVDPRTGSKKISQSIVISDGRIESVGSTLIQKPNKTYKRINAQGLFAVPGFNNMHSHALQAENSPAVLLLMLAEGVTGFRQMAGSTELLSQRAAGELPLTEKAPALLAMPAEPIIPISASTKDELSELMQRQKKDGADFIKVGWMSPSLFYEAIVESQKLGIPIVGHVPEGVDPTRAEFANFRTIEHLGPGDVIWIACSSQKAILLSESIDKPTRILPNFKLPNFATPIIQSLIAGKMKRFLINPVLEDSPARVSRLQKALTSFDRNKCNALAEQFVQNDNWMVPTLVRLRTQYFQNDPEYQKDKSIQFIAPHAYKEWLSVLNDFNRISTERKLIYKETYESQKVLTKLFSDAKVPMMTGTDGSGQAPGLSLQQEFKELAAAGISPLQILQMTTIQPARFLKKTSTMGLIAKGMNADIVLLAADPTSKVENLGTISGVIRAGNYHSKSDFDTYKKTIAESSDKNINL, from the coding sequence GTGTTTACAAACTTGTTATCTGGTGGTATCTCTACGGCGAAGCTACAAAAAGCCTCCCTCGTCATTGAAAATGTAACTATCGTAGATCCGCGAACAGGTTCAAAAAAAATCAGTCAGTCAATTGTGATCAGTGACGGGCGCATCGAAAGTGTCGGCTCTACACTGATCCAGAAGCCCAATAAAACATACAAACGTATTAACGCACAAGGCCTATTTGCAGTTCCTGGATTTAACAATATGCACTCGCACGCACTTCAGGCAGAAAATTCCCCCGCCGTACTTTTGTTAATGCTCGCAGAGGGAGTCACTGGTTTCCGGCAAATGGCTGGATCAACAGAACTGCTTTCTCAAAGGGCTGCCGGAGAACTTCCGCTGACAGAAAAGGCTCCCGCGTTGCTCGCGATGCCGGCCGAGCCGATCATACCCATAAGTGCTAGCACGAAAGATGAGCTCTCTGAATTGATGCAAAGGCAAAAGAAGGATGGTGCCGACTTTATTAAAGTAGGCTGGATGAGTCCTTCATTATTCTACGAAGCAATCGTAGAAAGCCAAAAACTAGGCATCCCCATTGTTGGGCATGTTCCAGAGGGCGTTGATCCAACACGTGCAGAATTTGCAAATTTCCGAACCATTGAGCACCTTGGCCCAGGAGATGTAATTTGGATTGCCTGTTCTTCTCAAAAAGCAATCTTACTAAGCGAGTCAATCGATAAACCAACCCGAATCCTTCCGAATTTCAAACTCCCAAATTTTGCCACTCCGATAATTCAAAGCTTGATCGCGGGAAAGATGAAACGATTCTTGATTAACCCTGTTTTAGAAGACAGTCCTGCCCGAGTTTCAAGACTCCAAAAAGCACTTACCAGCTTCGACAGAAATAAATGTAATGCCCTTGCGGAACAATTTGTACAAAACGACAACTGGATGGTGCCTACTTTAGTTAGGTTGCGTACACAATATTTCCAAAATGATCCCGAATACCAAAAAGACAAATCAATCCAGTTTATAGCTCCACACGCTTACAAAGAATGGCTTAGTGTATTGAATGACTTTAATCGGATCTCCACAGAACGTAAGCTAATATATAAGGAAACCTATGAAAGTCAGAAAGTCCTTACAAAATTATTTTCGGATGCTAAAGTTCCAATGATGACAGGCACCGACGGTAGTGGCCAAGCACCTGGTCTTTCTTTACAACAGGAATTCAAAGAACTTGCCGCTGCTGGCATTTCACCTCTGCAAATTCTGCAAATGACTACCATACAACCAGCGCGATTTCTAAAGAAAACATCCACAATGGGATTGATTGCCAAAGGAATGAATGCTGACATAGTCCTATTAGCTGCTGATCCAACATCCAAAGTAGAAAACCTAGGGACCATATCGGGCGTTATACGAGCTGGCAACTACCATTCCAAATCCGATTTTGACACATACAAGAAAACGATAGCCGAAAGTTCAGATAAAAATATAAACCTATAA
- a CDS encoding transposase: MNEEVNRHYKIKSLTILAKLFNKNCDCNEPSLVFLKVKNRDTVGRCSNCQKQVSITSKTPFDNFKLPLSYFSYILHDQILQYPKVVTSTEISRKLNLPYKTAYYLKRRIQVVTSLLNETLQKQLYNELEEYGNKNPIKLPKSGDLRPLIANKPVAVADSVVLYSSSLRANKHRSRRYKTGTSSIYLSNSLGGEQKGILVHTVGVNHGMTFYKSIPLNNQSYLLQDLNSKIPQAIPLFTDEGYTFIWDRPNHRMVNHSKKSSDHRYNLSRERWITKDGVSSNGAEARNNTLKQSFRSYHYISPKWSQLYLDEISFLGNLRYSEGLKKLLLDDTDVGLGDRDYSLTNYNRNTQNLKFFHYKPLSLEERRLEGSTNLINSLDEETLNKLPKSLRHAIEKNNHFWKNPGKTNWDNAKRRNEHKSNLIARKLWVLLEHRKWTSLEELIKISGYNRLEILFILKRWLAVGLIDMSRTNTRYIQLYKIYKKSWNLYYLVYSERQNELRENWRIYNKKLKLKSSRSKIVGGVRKYGN; encoded by the coding sequence ATGAATGAGGAGGTAAATAGACATTACAAAATTAAATCCCTTACTATCTTAGCAAAATTATTTAATAAAAATTGTGACTGTAATGAACCTTCCCTTGTATTTCTAAAAGTAAAAAATAGAGATACAGTAGGTCGTTGTTCCAATTGCCAAAAACAAGTATCTATTACTTCAAAGACACCATTTGATAACTTCAAACTGCCCCTAAGTTATTTTTCCTATATACTTCATGATCAGATTTTACAATATCCAAAGGTTGTTACTTCCACTGAGATCAGTAGAAAATTAAACTTACCTTACAAAACTGCCTATTACTTAAAGAGAAGAATTCAGGTCGTTACTTCACTTCTAAATGAAACACTTCAAAAGCAACTTTATAATGAATTAGAAGAATATGGTAATAAAAACCCTATAAAATTACCTAAGAGTGGTGATCTAAGACCTTTGATAGCAAATAAGCCAGTTGCGGTAGCGGATAGCGTTGTATTATACTCTTCATCCCTTAGAGCCAATAAACATAGAAGTAGAAGATACAAAACTGGAACTTCCAGTATCTATTTATCTAATAGCTTAGGAGGGGAACAGAAGGGGATCTTAGTCCATACAGTCGGAGTGAATCATGGAATGACATTTTACAAAAGTATCCCTCTGAATAATCAAAGTTACTTACTTCAAGATCTAAATTCTAAGATACCTCAAGCTATTCCTTTATTCACAGATGAAGGTTATACATTTATATGGGATAGACCCAATCATAGGATGGTGAATCATTCCAAGAAGAGTAGTGACCATAGATACAATTTGAGTCGGGAGAGATGGATTACAAAAGACGGAGTCTCTTCTAATGGTGCAGAAGCAAGGAACAATACATTAAAGCAATCATTCCGTAGTTACCATTATATTTCTCCGAAGTGGAGCCAATTGTACTTAGATGAAATTAGTTTCTTAGGGAACTTGAGATACAGTGAAGGCTTGAAGAAGCTTCTTTTGGACGATACGGATGTGGGACTTGGTGATAGGGACTATTCTCTAACTAATTATAATAGAAACACCCAAAACCTTAAATTCTTTCATTATAAGCCGCTTTCTTTAGAGGAGAGAAGGCTGGAAGGGTCAACGAATCTTATAAATAGTTTAGATGAAGAAACGCTAAATAAACTTCCAAAATCCCTGAGACATGCAATTGAAAAGAATAATCATTTTTGGAAGAATCCTGGGAAAACGAATTGGGACAATGCTAAAAGGCGGAACGAGCATAAATCAAACCTGATTGCAAGGAAACTCTGGGTTCTTTTGGAACATAGAAAGTGGACTTCCTTAGAGGAACTAATCAAAATTTCAGGCTATAATAGATTAGAGATTCTGTTTATTTTAAAACGCTGGTTGGCTGTGGGATTGATTGATATGTCCCGAACAAATACAAGATACATCCAATTGTATAAAATTTATAAGAAAAGTTGGAATTTGTATTACTTGGTCTATTCCGAAAGACAGAATGAGCTTCGGGAGAATTGGAGAATCTACAATAAGAAATTAAAATTGAAATCAAGTCGGAGTAAGATAGTAGGAGGAGTTAGAAAGTATGGAAACTGA
- a CDS encoding DUF4209 domain-containing protein, with protein sequence MNTLNEILSKYDSLDHKNFDESDVASDLNQIKDSSLYSDINFKAESFAFNFSESSNIDTRDSNSFFYAPTFVWKNNDGSVSETPSANELTGDIIKIWESRAIACINPILKARYSGLLWDFSKKVTGNRPSHEICIQHIKAILLIAEEKFCKYEYTVFNKLSRALNLSLSLKHEELAHLCKKSIIDFERRVATDEKPGLWGKAFDILIYENKGILEESEEKLIIQELEDRFSRLTDLNSLDLKINQPAIEFAARRLVKYFRTKNNSIEIKRILEKVLASIETFANEVSPFLSIHWLEVVQKLYKTNGLNDEADAVLSKIQTLSARVPSEMKRISHIMKITNEDMHVFTSSILKGEPEEIINNIANYFIPSKEGTKEKVIELSHEYPFRYIITQQLKDSKGRTVATIKPLADDLEGHLISEISRTLSYNSVFLNASIVSGCNQKLISKVSIEDFIKESPLINKDNYTIIEIALEEYFKNNHLAFQHLLIPQIESGLRNLLETCGGVIWKQGRSSGYLLKNLDEILRDEIIQTILEDDLSLYFRTLFTDQRGWNLRNKIAHGISHISDFSITTSDRVLHALLCLGLFKLEKKY encoded by the coding sequence ATGAATACATTAAATGAAATACTGAGTAAATATGATTCTCTAGATCATAAAAATTTTGATGAATCTGATGTAGCAAGTGACCTTAATCAGATAAAAGATAGCTCTTTATATTCAGATATTAATTTTAAAGCAGAAAGCTTTGCTTTTAATTTTTCTGAATCAAGTAATATTGATACAAGGGATTCGAATAGTTTTTTCTATGCTCCTACCTTTGTTTGGAAAAATAACGATGGCTCAGTTTCTGAAACACCTTCTGCAAATGAATTAACTGGGGATATAATTAAAATTTGGGAATCAAGGGCAATCGCTTGCATAAATCCTATATTAAAAGCTAGGTACTCAGGTCTTCTTTGGGATTTTTCAAAGAAAGTTACTGGTAACAGACCATCTCATGAGATATGTATTCAACATATAAAAGCCATATTATTAATAGCTGAGGAAAAATTTTGTAAATACGAATATACTGTTTTTAATAAATTATCAAGAGCTTTAAACTTATCACTTTCTTTAAAGCATGAAGAATTAGCTCATTTATGTAAAAAGAGTATTATTGATTTTGAAAGAAGAGTCGCAACTGATGAAAAACCTGGGCTTTGGGGAAAAGCATTTGATATTTTAATTTACGAAAACAAAGGAATTCTTGAAGAATCAGAAGAAAAATTAATAATACAAGAGTTAGAAGACCGTTTTTCCCGATTAACTGATTTGAATAGCCTGGATTTAAAAATTAACCAGCCTGCAATTGAATTTGCCGCTCGCCGTCTTGTGAAATATTTCCGAACAAAGAACAATTCGATTGAGATAAAAAGAATTCTGGAAAAGGTTTTAGCTAGCATTGAGACATTTGCGAATGAAGTATCTCCGTTTTTATCAATACATTGGTTAGAGGTTGTTCAGAAGCTTTACAAGACAAATGGTTTGAATGATGAAGCCGATGCTGTTTTGAGTAAAATTCAAACTCTTAGTGCTAGGGTTCCTTCTGAAATGAAACGAATTTCTCATATAATGAAAATTACAAATGAAGATATGCATGTATTTACTAGTTCTATTTTGAAAGGGGAACCTGAAGAAATAATAAACAACATAGCAAACTACTTTATCCCTTCCAAAGAAGGAACAAAAGAGAAAGTGATCGAATTGTCACATGAATATCCATTTAGATATATTATTACTCAGCAATTGAAAGATAGCAAAGGTCGGACTGTCGCAACAATTAAGCCACTTGCTGACGACCTAGAAGGTCATCTCATTTCTGAAATTTCAAGAACATTATCTTATAATTCTGTCTTTCTGAACGCATCTATTGTTTCAGGTTGTAATCAAAAATTAATTTCTAAAGTTTCAATCGAAGATTTTATAAAGGAATCACCTTTAATAAATAAAGATAATTATACCATCATTGAAATTGCTTTAGAAGAGTATTTTAAAAATAACCATTTGGCTTTTCAGCATTTATTAATTCCTCAAATTGAATCTGGCTTACGAAATTTATTAGAAACGTGTGGTGGAGTGATTTGGAAACAAGGCAGGTCAAGCGGGTATCTTCTGAAAAATCTTGATGAGATTCTCCGAGATGAAATTATACAGACAATTTTAGAAGACGACTTATCTCTTTACTTTCGCACTTTATTTACAGATCAAAGAGGCTGGAATTTAAGAAATAAGATCGCTCATGGCATTTCCCACATTTCCGATTTCAGTATAACCACAAGCGATAGGGTTTTGCATGCATTGCTTTGCCTGGGATTATTTAAGTTAGAAAAAAAATATTAA
- a CDS encoding DUF2971 domain-containing protein: protein MKTKKEIIVDLDNILSPIWNKYHVHPGEQLPDKIYHYTDLTGFLGITKGKELWASNASYLNDSKEIVHGLNLIKECILTYKNSHHDKDFKDLVGELTESILSITGESKNYIVSFCEDGDLLSQWRGYTKSNVGIAIGFNTQNLRGMIAESGVIRKIHYNGEVQKQVISEVIPLILDYLYIYFKTRFKDFNYEHFVLYFLLIIKNYAITFKNESFAEEKEWRIIFDKENLLTSNLSVEHRIRDSIILPYLKIPLEEEISGLITNLTISPTNQNSEFTIKSIKEYLTSKSINNISIDESIVPYR from the coding sequence ATGAAGACTAAAAAAGAAATAATAGTAGATCTTGATAATATTCTTTCACCTATATGGAACAAATATCATGTCCACCCAGGGGAACAACTTCCAGATAAAATATACCATTATACGGATCTTACTGGTTTTTTGGGAATAACGAAGGGTAAAGAATTATGGGCTTCGAATGCATCTTACTTAAATGACTCAAAAGAAATTGTTCATGGATTAAATTTAATTAAAGAATGCATCTTAACTTATAAAAATAGTCATCATGATAAAGATTTTAAAGATCTTGTGGGGGAACTGACTGAAAGCATTTTGTCTATTACTGGTGAATCTAAAAACTATATAGTGTCATTTTGCGAAGATGGAGATCTGCTTAGCCAGTGGAGAGGATATACAAAATCAAATGTAGGAATTGCTATTGGTTTTAATACCCAAAATTTAAGGGGAATGATTGCCGAATCGGGCGTAATACGAAAAATTCATTATAATGGAGAAGTTCAAAAGCAAGTTATAAGTGAAGTAATTCCTTTAATTTTGGATTACCTTTATATTTATTTTAAAACTAGATTTAAGGACTTTAACTATGAGCATTTTGTCTTATATTTTCTGCTGATTATAAAAAATTATGCCATAACATTTAAAAATGAATCTTTTGCAGAAGAAAAAGAATGGAGAATAATTTTTGATAAGGAAAATTTACTAACTTCAAATTTATCAGTAGAGCATAGGATACGTGATTCTATTATACTCCCTTATTTAAAAATCCCGCTTGAGGAAGAAATATCAGGATTAATAACAAATTTAACAATTTCGCCAACAAATCAAAATTCTGAATTTACTATAAAAAGTATTAAGGAATATTTAACTTCTAAAAGTATAAATAATATTTCGATAGATGAGTCTATTGTACCTTATAGATAA